A segment of the Anaerolineales bacterium genome:
CCATTTGTCCGGAACGGCGGACGACGTCCCGGGCGGCGGCGGCGTCTCGGCTGACGTCTACATCTTTGAATTTAATTCCCTTTTCGCGAAAATAGCGCTTCGCCGTATTGCAGAACGAACAACTTGGGGTGCTGAAAACGATCACCCTGGGTTGTACTTTGGGCGGCACAGGCATTAATCGAGCCTCCGTCGGAAAGTGTGTATCGCATAAAGCCCTCATTTTTTACTGGTTGGGCGCACTATTGATTGTTAGATGCGCGATTCATCGAAAGGTGACAACCGGTTCGATGGAAAGGGATCCCGTTACCGCGGGGGCGTTTGAGCGGGAGTGTCCTGGAAAAAAGGGGTTTTCCGTGTTGCCGTGGGGGCAACGGCATGCCTGACGCTCGGCTCTCCAGCGAAACGCGCGCCGCGGGCGGTTTTTCGCCATGTCCTCGCTGGGGTGCCAGGGGAGAGGCGCTTCCCGGGCGACTGCCGCTTATGCCCTCCGGATGGCCCTGCGTCGCCGCCCCGGCGGAGGCGCGTCGGCCCGGTTTTTC
Coding sequences within it:
- a CDS encoding NrdH-redoxin, which translates into the protein MPVPPKVQPRVIVFSTPSCSFCNTAKRYFREKGIKFKDVDVSRDAAAARDVVRRSGQMGVPVIDIGGKIVVGFDRPKIDRILAIK